One Pseudomonas sp. B21_DOA genomic window, TATTAAAAGAAGAAAGACAATCGCCTGACACGGACAAAACCTGTGGGAGCGAGCCTGCTCGCGAAAGCGTCTGTTGCTCCAACCTGAATGCTCAGTGGTCAACCGATTCGCGAGCAGGCTCGCTCCCACAATCCTGCGTGTACCTCCCGATCATCTGTCATGTTTCAGGAGGATAAAAATGCCCATGCAGCCAGCGATTGTATAAACGCCGGCCACCCGGAAAACAAGTCGGTAAATGCGTTCGGACAAGGCGGAATTCTGTGATAGGGTTCGCGCCCTTAAAAACCGCTGTAACGTTTTTCCAGGCAAAAAAACAGTGACAAACGGTCTGGCTCAGCAGGTTCGCGGCCTACACGCGTTTTCCCTGTTTCTTACACAAATTACGCACAGGCTTATCCACAGGTAGTACGTTGCAATCCCCCCTGAAACGCATTATCTTGTAGCACCGCGAAAACGCAGACCCTACATATAGGGTTTTCGTCTAAATCGCCCAACCACATTTCAGACCTGAAACTCAAGCGCTTTATGGCGAGTTTCCGGTTGAACGAACGAGTTTTTTCAAGCCCAAACCGCACTGGCGGATGGCACCGTTTTATTTGGTCCGAAACGGACAAAACGGTATGGGTGTTGCAGTCATGACTGTCACCCGCGAAGGAATCCGGTGGCGAGCTTCGGCTGGCTACCAAAACTTCGGCAAGGATGCGGCGTTGCAGCCTTTTTCCTACTGTTCCGAAGTTTGTAATGCCGACGCCCGTCGGGCGCAGTGCTTCGGTACAGAACGGTGAGCACCATGACGGTGCCAAACAAACATAGAGAATGTGGAGACCACCCCCATGCAAACCGACACAACTCGCGAGAACCCGCAGGGCACCTTGCCGCAGGCCGCCGATTCGACTTCGGATCTGGCAGCCACCGCGCCTGGCCAGCTGCGCGTGATCAAGCGTAATGGCACTGTCGTTCCTTACACCGATGACAAGATCACCGTCGCTATCACCAAAGCGTTCCTCGCAGTTGAAGGCGGCACCGCTGCCGCCTCGTCGCGAATCCACGACACCGTTGCGCGCCTGACCGAACAGGTCACCGCGACCTTCAAGCGTCGCATGCCATCGGGCGGCACCATCCACATCGAAGAAATCCAGGACCAGGTCGAACTGGCCCTGATGCGTGCCGGCGAGCAGAAAGTCGCTCGCGACTACGTGATCTACCGTGACGGCCGTTCGAAAGAACGCGCTGCCCACGCCCCGGCCGAAGCAGCCGTCAACGCGCACCCGTCGATCCGCATCACCCGCGCCGACGGTAGCCTCGCGCCGCTGGACATGGGCCGCCTGAACACCATCGTTACCGAAGCCTGCGAAGGGCTGGAAGAAGTCGACGGCGACCTGATCCAGCGCGAAACCCTGAAGAACCTGTACGACGGCGTCGCCCTGACCGACGTCAACACCGCACTGGTGATGACCGCCCGCACCCTGGTCGAGCGTGAGCCGAACTACTCGTTCGTCACCGCCCGCCTGCTGATGGACACCCTGCGTGCCGAAGGCCTGAACTTCCTCGAAGTCGCCGAAAGCGCCACCCATCACGAAATGGCCGACCTGTACGCCAAGGCCCTGCCGGCCTACATCGCCAAGGGTATCGAGTTCGAACTGCTGAACCCTGTGCTGGCCACCTTCGACCTGGAAAAACTGGGCAAGGCGATCAACCACGAGCGCGATCAGCAATTCACCTACCTGGGCCTGCAGACCCTGTACGACCGCTACTTCATCCACAAGGATGGCGTGCGTTTCGAACTGCCGCAGATCTTCTTCATGCGCGTGGCCATGGGCCTTGCGATCGAAGAGAAGCAGAAAGAAGACCGTGCGATCGAGTTCTACAACCTGCTGTCCTCGTTCGACTACATGGCTTCGACCCCGACCCTGTTCAACGCCGGTACCCTGCGTCCACAGCTGTCGAGCTGCTACCTGACCACTGTGCCGGATGACCTGTCGGGCATCTATCACGCGATCCACGACAACGCCATGCTGTCGAAATTTGCCGGCGGCCTGGGCAACGACTGGACGCCTGTTCGTGCGCTGGGTTCGTACATCAAGGGCACCAACGGCAAGTCGCAAGGCGTGGTGCCGTTCCTCAAAGTGGTGAACGACACCGCTGTGGCCGTGAACCAGGGCGGCAAGCGCAAAGGCGCGGTGTGTGCCTACCTGGAAACCTGGCACATGGACATCGAAGAGTTCATCGAGCTGCGCAAGAACACCGGTGACGATCGTCGTCGTACCCACGACATGAACACCGCCAACTGGATCCCTGACCTGTTCATGAAGCGTGTCTTCGATGACGGCAAGTGGACCCTGTTCTCGCCATCCGAAGTACCGGACCTGCACGACCTGACCGGTAAAGCCTTCGAAGAGCGCTACGAGTACTACGAAGCGCTGACCGAGTACCCGGGCAAGGTCAAGCTGTTCAAGACCATCCAGGCCAAAGACCTGTGGCGCAAAATGCTGTCCATGCTCTTCGAAACCGGCCACCCATGGCTGACTTTCAAAGACCCGTGCAACCTGCGCAGCCCGCAGCAGCACGTCGGCGTGGTCCACAGCTCGAACCTGTGCACCGAGATCACCTTGAAC contains:
- a CDS encoding ribonucleoside-diphosphate reductase subunit alpha, whose amino-acid sequence is MQTDTTRENPQGTLPQAADSTSDLAATAPGQLRVIKRNGTVVPYTDDKITVAITKAFLAVEGGTAAASSRIHDTVARLTEQVTATFKRRMPSGGTIHIEEIQDQVELALMRAGEQKVARDYVIYRDGRSKERAAHAPAEAAVNAHPSIRITRADGSLAPLDMGRLNTIVTEACEGLEEVDGDLIQRETLKNLYDGVALTDVNTALVMTARTLVEREPNYSFVTARLLMDTLRAEGLNFLEVAESATHHEMADLYAKALPAYIAKGIEFELLNPVLATFDLEKLGKAINHERDQQFTYLGLQTLYDRYFIHKDGVRFELPQIFFMRVAMGLAIEEKQKEDRAIEFYNLLSSFDYMASTPTLFNAGTLRPQLSSCYLTTVPDDLSGIYHAIHDNAMLSKFAGGLGNDWTPVRALGSYIKGTNGKSQGVVPFLKVVNDTAVAVNQGGKRKGAVCAYLETWHMDIEEFIELRKNTGDDRRRTHDMNTANWIPDLFMKRVFDDGKWTLFSPSEVPDLHDLTGKAFEERYEYYEALTEYPGKVKLFKTIQAKDLWRKMLSMLFETGHPWLTFKDPCNLRSPQQHVGVVHSSNLCTEITLNTNKDEIAVCNLGSINLPNHIVDGKLDTAKLQRTVNTAVRMLDNVIDINYYSVPQAKNSNFRHRPVGLGIMGFQDALYLQHIAYGSDAAVEFADKSMEAVSYYAIQASCDLADERGAYETFNGSLWSKGILPLDSQQILIEQRGEKYIDVDLKETLDWAPVRARVQKGIRNSNIMAIAPTATIANITGVSQSIEPTYQNLYVKSNLSGEFTVINPYLVRDLKARGLWDSVMINDLKYYDGSVQQIERIPQELKELYATAFEVDTKWIVDAASRRQKWIDQAQSLNLYIAGASGKKLDVTYRMAWYRGLKTTYYLRALAATSTEKSTINTGKLNAVSSGGNHGDDSVLAAPAGPAPVPKACAIDEPDCEACQ